AATGCTTGTGAAATCATCCACACTGCACCATGCTCTTACGTAGCTTTTggcaagaaaataataaatatagaaaCGTTTATATTAAACAGCAACAatacatacaacacatacaaacaaggAATGTGACAGTTTTACAAACACTATGGGTCCCTTTTTACCTATACAGATTAAATACTTTTTTCTCCACATGTGCCATACATAAAAGTTGTCCCAGTACTACGAATTTTTATAAAATCTAGCAGACTACATAGTGTCCggaataataatgtataatatcgACATCACCTCGATAGCAAGTGCCTATAGTCCTCTACAACATGCGTTGCCTTTTTCAATTGAGTCCTCTTTGATCCTGACAGAAATACACAGGCACAAGttataaaagaaagaaaacgagTTGTTCTCTTTATACACTTATAAATTCGCGCTGTGTGACGCGTCACATAAATCTatcgtatatgtatatataaatggaTTATAATACATTTACTGTGTGGTTTCCAATGCTTTAGCTTTTTGGGGTCAATAATGAGCAATAAAACTTGAGATGTTTTCACTTTAAGAGCTGTCCGAGCAAAATTAAGCAAACTAGAACCGTTGACGGGTCGTTGTTTTCTTGTAATATTTAGAGGGttaaattaaaaggaaatgCATCACTTGTTGAAGACTATCTTTGTCCCTTCCTCacgtttggtttggtttttatgAATCCGAACATGGATTGCAAAATGCCACTTGCCGGCGCTTGATGTTTTTCgtgaaaatataaacaaatttcaGGAGCACGCTGACTCTAAAAGAGTCTATGGAAGTTCTTTGAGGTCGTGTGAAATAGTCTCTGTCGCTTTAAAATGGTAGAGTGTCAAGAAAAAGTTTGTCAATTATTGCAGGTGGAGGAACCAAGTCTTcaagttttaaataaaagatgcGCTGGAGACCTTGCGTGCACAGTGTGCGAAGTTCCGGGAGCTTTCCCAAAAGTTTTGACAAGTAGTTCGGACGATTCAGGCCGGCGCCATTAAACGTGACTTGGTCTTTAAGACAGTTTACTATCTTGTTTTGGAGTTCCTCCACTTTCTTCGGTTCCTTAAGACCATGTCTCTCTGCAATAAAAGCGGTGGCAGAATACGTTAAACAGCGCAAATTAGGAATAAATAATTACCTGCACCTTATTTGGCATAATAACATCGACACCGTCTCGCACCTGTTACCATAGCAAGGGCAGCGATGCAGGAGAACGCAGATATGTCTATGTTCATACTCTGAAGATTGGAGGAAAACTCCACAATCGCATCAATCCACTCGCCAAAGCCGCGTACGCACTGCAGCCTGTGCAAAACCACCCCATTGCAGAAGATGAGTTTGCCTTCCATTGGGTTGGACCTGTAATTAATAACAAACTACCCATTAATTACCGTGTGCATTAAACGAGGATTCAAGAGGCTCCCAATTATCGCCAAGCCAATAAAATCCTAAAGCGGTGAAGCTTGAAGAGACCTCATCATGTGCGCTGATCTCCAGGGGCATACCTGTACGCTAGACGCAGAACAAAAAGCTCCAGGAAAGCTGATTCAAACAGGAGGTCCTGGTCCTGCTTGGGGAGGTCCGCAAAGCTGGGGATCTTTTCAGCCCAGCCCCGGATGATCTCCATGGAGCCCGTCAGGAGGTCGTAGAATTGTTGGATATGCTGCGTGTCGTCTCCAGTCAGCTGGTAGTCTGGGTTGGCGTGGAACtggaatttaatttaaacacgACTTAATGAGGTCCTCTAAAATATATAACCCGTGAAATTGCAAAGCCCATTTCTAGGAGGGGGAATTCGATTTAACTCGTGTCTGTATTTTATTGAGTTCTCCGTTTCAAAAGCAATTTAGAGAGTAAAATATGctgccttttaaaatatttaaagttaatAATGAAGCACATCCCGACATTTAACTCCTCATATTGGTCACGTAAGAAATGTGCAAGGAATTCATTCATACCCTGACAAGCGACAGTTCTGAATTTAACGGTGAACCCAAAGCGCCCCCCCGCTCCTTCACGTGTTGTCAAAAACACGGTTTTGTTGTTTCAGCGAGAAAAGAGCAATGAGTTCTACTCACTCTAGAGTAATCCAGGCCAGACATATTGGGGTTGGAGTCCACATGTGCTCTGACCAGTGCGCTGAGGAGGCTGACCGGCGAGGAGGGGGGGGGCGCTGGCTCCTGTGGGCTTTTAGGTTTGGAGGGTAAACGGCCTCTTCGACCCTTTAGACTGGCAGTCCGAACaactagacaaaaaaaaaaaaaaatagaaatagagttggtaaaaaataaaatggataatATAAAGCAAGTGTAAATCAGATGTTTATAATCTTATGTGCGAGTGCATTACTTCTTTACACTTAAGACCTCAAGCGAAATTTACAGTAGACCTTAGTATAAAAAATTAGATTAACATTTACCTTCTTTAACCATCCCGACAACAAGGCACTTTTGGAAGCGACAGTATTGGCACCTGTTTCTGCGGCGCTTATCAACAGGACAGTTTTTGTTCGCCAGACACACGTATTTTGCATTCTTCTGCACAGTGCGCTGAATTAAAACGAAAACGATTTTAGAtcatataaaacaaaactcCTGCATAAAATGTATCGCTTACAAAACGGTCTGATTGAATGTTTTCCGAAATGGTCATCACCGACACTGCTTATCCAAAGTTCCTGCTTGCATATACAATCACGGACGAAGACAGCATTTTCAGCAACCATACCTAATGTTAATTCCATCAATTTATATAATGATTCAGTAGTGAAAAGAAGGATAAAAATTAATGAGCTCTTTAAAAATCCCTCTTTAAAATGGAAgaataaaggttaaaaaaataCGCCTATAGGTTGTCGTGTCATGGAAGAACCTATACTGAACAAGtcacaaagcaaaagaaatgaTTGATTACGACTATTTTTATTTACCCATAAATTTGTGTCTAGATGGCGCAGACATTTCAGCTAACCTTGAAAAATCCTTTGCATCCTTCGCAGGTTCGAACTCCGTAATGTTGGCACGCTGCATTGTCTCCACACACAGCGCACATACCCTCATTGGACGGAGAGCCTCTGGACGGGGGCGACGGAATCTGACTGTCGAGGAGTTGGTGACCGTGGCCTAGCTGAAGTGAATGAGGAAACGCTATGCCCGCCTGTTTCCGTATAGCACTGGGAACTGCGAAACTCTGGCTGTCCAGTGCCCGGTGAGCTCCGGGGCTGTCGTGGCTCATAGACACGTGCAGAGGGCCATCGAACCGCATTTGGCAGCTCGAAACAGGTGTACCAGGGGGTGACTGTTTAAAGGAGAATAACGACAGCCTGGACACTGGGTTCTTGCGCTGCTCTATCATGTGAGAGGTAGCGGCCACGTAGTTCGGATGGAAACTGTGAAGAGAGCCTGGGTCTTCCCACATGTGGTTGGGCTGAACCTGGAAGTTAGGGGTGCTCGGAGCGTGAGGAGAGGAGGGCTTGAAGTACATGGGCCCAGAGTGAGCCATCATCTCCTCTGACTGTGGGCCCAGATGACTCTGCTGATGGTAACTGTGCATCGGGACGTCCTCAACTTTGATAGAGGACTGTTCACCGGAGTGGGGCACTTGGTAGAGACAGGGAGGCTTAACGTCGTAACTGGTGTTGTAGTTGTCCATAAATGTACTGAAACTGGGCAGCGAAGTCGTGGCGGCGGTTATTTCGGTGTTAGTCAAGTCCATGCTAAACTTTACAAACTCGGGCGTTAGGAAGTCACAGCTGTACTCTCCGCTGGTGTGGTAGCTGTAGCTTTGGGAAGCAGGACTGGCTCCTTGCGGCGATGAACCATACTGAGCCTGAACGCAGGGCATGGCTGGAATCGAACAGGGCAAAAGAATAtctaaataaatctttttttttttttttttaaagcatatgaTGGTCACTTTTCTTGTTATAATGTTGTCATGCGAAATAATCTAACATTTGAGAGGAACATTTTTTATCAGTCATCCTTCAAGACCCTACCGTTGCAACAAAGTGAACTATTTACGTCTCGCAACTGCATTTCTTAGCAAAAGTATTTTCTGACTAGATTTTTGGTCTAGTACCTTCAGCCGTGTGACTCTTCCTCGTTGCCACTCAAAATGGATGATGCTGTCAGCTGAAGATTTAAGCAGGGTTCGAAAAAGCGGTTCGGCGCCGGAATCTCCCCCTAGTAAAATAGATAGCCCTGACTTGAGTGTGCAATACCAATGCTCTTCTGTTGTTCCCTTTGCAGATTGTTAAGACTAACCAATGTCACCAAGTGACAAAATTAAGAAAACTAACTAAAACCCTAATCCCACATCCAGCCTACTTTTCATCTACATTTCATCCTGAAGCGCATTTCTTGCAACCCTCTTTTTTTAGGTGTAAGATGAGGTGCATCAACTTGTGGACGAAGAGAACGGTATAGTTTTATGCACCCAGCCCTCTATATTCCATTCGCctttaaattgtaaaatgtttgttgtaAATCTGGAGAAGAAATTACTAAAGTAGGTGTTGCGTTATACTGTGTGATTTGCTATTCGCACTACGAAACATCTAATACCACTATTACCAGTCGGCTCCATACATATTTCCACTTACAGTTCAAAATCGATTTTTACAAACACTTCAACAATATTTCGCGTGGCCATACATCCTGATATAGCAGAGGCATCTAGTATAATCGGGCAattatataaaagaaaacagcgACTACATACCTTAAATCACCATCAGAAAAGTTGTATTGTATCCATACACTTGCGGCAGAAAAAGACGTTCTTATGTAAAACGTGAGTCAAAATCTCCAGTAGGCTAAACCAGACACGGTGCTTTAGCGACGAGAGGGCTGGTAGCGTCTGCACCGCTCTGAGCGCAACACTGGTATAGACTAGCGCGCTGTACCAATGTGTCTTTGTTTATGTGAGCCCCCCTAACCACGACCCACGTGTCTGGAATTAGAGCGTCATCTGCGTCGTCAGTGACAAGCACCAATCCGTTTGGGAAGCGATGCGAGTGACCGTTGACAGATAGGAAATACACCTGAGACTTATTGCATTGTGATTTTATAATGTGTTTTCCAATTCCCAATTCATTAGGTCCCTATGATGCATGTAATACGCATGGCGACTTGACTGTGTAAAAAACTAAGgaaattaatattcatttttcaaTCACGAGATGTTGTTTCATGGATGTATTTTTAAACTCAATTCTAAACTGAATTCATCGGTAGCCCATATAAACCTTTTTACACTAGTAAAAAACTACTAATGTATACTAATGCTCGGAGTGGTATTGGAGTGTCCCAGTATGTTTTCAAGTGTAATTTCaaatttgaaatacattttacgAATTAAAAAAATCCCTAATTTGCAATTAGGCTAATgctgaacatttaaaaactaaaaataaaaaatgaaaacgcTTTGGAAAGATTTTTAGGCCTCGCCATCGACAGTGTCCAGCACAGAACCCAGTACCATCAAACAAAGGGCAGGCCATCCCTACAGGACATTCATGTACATTCAGCTGCCCCAACCTTTTAACAAATCCCGTTTACTTCACTGTTATTCCGTAAATAGAGCCTCTAGTGGGTGTTCGCCTCTTTATATACGATTACAGTGATTTTCGCAGCTGGCCAAGTCGTAAGCAGTTGGGGGAGGGCTCATTAACGCCGGAGACAGTTGTCATGGCTGCAGTAATTTAGACGAAGGAAAGGGAATCGCGATAGGAGTCGACAAATATGAGTCTGACGCAAAAATCAGTACCTTTGACGCAGGCATTGCAAGGGGCCCGAACTAAAATATTGTTCTGGTCTTGGTAGTCAATAGGAGCAGGAACATATGCACAGCCTGTGAGATATTTCTGAGGAGAAAGAAATATGTTTAGAAGGTGAAAATAgtattctgtctttttttcgATTATCGCCCGTACTGACCCGATGCTATAATATTGCATGAAAAAGGACCCCTATAGTTTTGTTTCTGCACATTGCAATTATTGGGTTTGTTTTGGCCACCGAATACTGTCTCTGAGGTTTTTCCATCGGTGAATATTTACGGGCACGTGTCCAGTATGAAACTAATTGTTATATCTTGCAGCTTTGACGCTTTTCGAGGGGGTGTTGCACTCCCCTCTAGAGGTCAGCATTGTTCACCACCCACTGGCCAATAAAAATTGTTCTGTCGTACCACGCTGCGTAGCGTTTACACAGAAGTGCAATAACGTGCTTAACGTGATAATAACTAATTTAACATAATTTACCTTAAAATAATATATGGATAATACTGGACACATTAGGATCACGTGTTGCCCAATCAAATTTTTAGTATTGTCATTGTTTCTACAGGTCAGTGAAAGGCAAAATCACCTGGTAGAATTTCATGTATTAGTTGTTTTATACACAAATACTGTATCAATATACTCTGATTTCATTTACCTTTTTAATTAGGAGAAATTGcatacaattaaataataattgcCCATTGGCTCATTTATTACTAAGTGCCTTATTTATATGCATAATTTAATCACCATCCATTGGGGAGGGGAAGGAGCAAATGAAGAACAATCAAATTGGACAAAAGTTATTTCCTAATTATGGCATGTTTAAGTGAGGGGTGGGGCCAGTGAGTTAATCATTAATGAgttaattagtgtgtgtgtgtgtgtgtgtgtgtgtgtgtgtgtgtgtgtgtgtgtgtgtgtgtaagagaaagagtgtgtgtgtgtgtgtgtgtgtgtgtgtgtgtgagagagagagagagagagagagagagagagtgtgtgtgtgtgtgtgtgggtgggtggggggtgggattCGTTGAGTATACTTATAAAGGAACATCGCTGAAAAGTAATGCCAATTTCAGTATTCTTGTGACTTATTTCACACAAAGTGAAAGACGTCTCAAAAGGAATAATGAGCAGGCCTACCAAGTGGTTGTCATAAATGCTATGCTTAATTTCAGAGTTGGCTTCCTTGTTTCTATCATTCTGTTCACTTACAAACAAATGCGGAAACTTAAGGAAAGTAATCGAACACGAGCTGTTCTTTCAGCACCCACCCATTAAAAGATCcagaaccatggacagcgcCACGTGCCACGTACGTTGACGAAATAGGCTCGGTAAGCGTGTGACTGCTACGCCGCTGTGTGCCTGCAGCTGTGTGCCTGCAGCTGTGTAACTGCAGCTGTGTACGTACCTGCAGCTGTGTGCCTGCAGGTGTGTACCTGCAGCTGTATACGTACCTGCAGCTGTGTACCTGCAGCTGTGTACGTACCTGCAGCTGTGTACCTGCAGCTGTGTACCTGCAGCTGTGTGCCTGCAGCTGTGTACCTGCAGCTGTGTGCCTGCAGCTGTTTACCTGCAGCTGTGTACCTGCAGCTGTGTACGTACCTGCAGCTGTGTACCTGCAGCTGTGTGCCTGCAGCTCTGTGCCTGCAGCTGTGTCAGCTGTGTACCTGCAGCTGTGTGCCTGCAGCTTTTTCTAATGATTACTTAACAGCGTCTTTTTGGCCTAGGTCACGGAAAATATTAATAAGACTATACATTCCCCCTCCGTTGTCTGAGTGTAAATCCACAGAGGGCTATacaacttctttttttctgttataaGCTTTGGTCTTCAATTGTAGATCGCCAGTACTTTAATTAGTTCTTGTTGTACTGTTAACTGTCATTTAGTTCAAGGATTTGACGGGTCGTCAAAGAAAGCCTGAGGAACAGAAGCAACTCCGCGCTTGACaatttatgtatgtaatgtttcTAGAGAATTGTTAATTTACGCTAGTCCATTTAAAGACATAAGTAAAACAATATTTTCCTTCAGGAACGTGACAGGCTATTTCTGAGTGAAGTATTCGGGCGACGGAGGGACTTAAGTCTATCCACCCGGCCTCGGTGACGTAGAAACAATGCAGATGACGGTTTAGAGGCGGGAACAACTGGATTTTGTATTATGAATGATGACGCTGCTCAGTCGTGCATAATATCACCATTAACACGAACTCAAGAATCTGTAGCGTTTATCTGAACTTCTCAAGCGCAGTTCGTGCACATTTCCAAATGATTTTAGCAGCAGTATTAGTCCAAACCAAGTCGCATATCGAAGGCGGTTTAGTTATTTCTGCTGTACTCGCTACCGTCCGCACTTTAAAGTAGCCGATGTTAAAATCAATGTCTAACCATTACTTTAAAGTTGACAGCTTGTCAGCTAAACGTATTTATAGAAATAAGTTTCCTTCAGGGTCTAGAAGCTTTTACAACTCAAGCAGACCAAAAACTTATTTTGACAAACTGGATGTAAGATATTCAAGAATAATAGGTCTATTAAAGATTCAGTTATTCCACTAAATGGCCGAGAATGATTAATAGTCTACTACATGCTGAATTATTGAAAGGTGATATCTTTATTTTCTTAGACATAAGAGGAGGCAAAACATTAGATAACTGCCGACTTCATGCAAGAGACCAGAAAATGCTGGAAGTTCAGGTTTTGCCATTTTAGGAGCTAGAGGGCATCCTGGGATATGCTTGGCCTGATCAGCACAGCCATACTGCTTCTCATCTGACTTGTCTATTGATCATTCCTGCTCTATTACGATTTGTTAGGGCCATAAGGTTTCAGTTAGAAAAGATACTAGGTGCACATATGGACATTCCTTCTCGATAATAGTGCACACCTTATTCCAGTATTTCAACTGGTATTCTTGATTTTTACCATTGGTgcaattcagatttttttttaatcttaactTCTCCTAATTGGCCACAAACTAGAAACCTCTCTTCATATTTGATGTGATTGAGTTTGATTTAAGAATGACGAAATTTCTCCACTTTTATTCACATCCCCAAAAGGTCACATTTTGTTGATTGCATGATATAATCTCTTGGAGATTCATCAGTAGGAAACCCAGCACTCCCTGTCATTTCCATGCAGTCTCAAGCCTCATTCTTTCTCTAGGCACTGCCTCTATGTCTTCTTTCTAATTTAAGGTTCCTTCTTTACAAGACTAAATGTCTACTTAATATGCTTTAATGCTTGCTCTCTGGATCAGGGGAGTACTCCATCACTTTAACACACCTTCATATAACACATATTTAACTATTAAACCCTATGAAGTGGCTTGTCTTATGGCTGGACAGCTCTTCAGTGGAATGATGAAGGTATCCACTCCTGTGTCTTGATGAGACAGTAAAATGGGGACAGagcctctgtgctgctctgagcCTGTACATCAGTCAGCATTGAATATTCATTAATCAGTGACATGGTATGCCTTGTAATTGGCAGAAACGTTAGCGATGACTCCACCAGCATATCTTGAGCTCTCGCATATTCATGTCTTTGGGCAATATATTCAAGCAGTTTGATTTTTTTGCTCTGCCCCCCAAAACTCTAActccacctctttctttctctctcactctctctttctcacgctTTCTCTACTTGTGTAATTTGGAAGCTGCGTGTGACTCTCAATGCCATGATCAACTGTTAAATTGTGCtgtgctgaaaaacaaaatgagaaaagaacaaattcttatatataaaatgttatatatatatatatatatatttggaaaCTCATTCAGACTGACtaaaaacatgtacacacaaactaTGTTGTTCTATCCTTACCCATTCACAAGAACAATTATGGTCTACACACAGTACTAGATAGAAttacaatttaatataattgTGTAGGCTTATCATTATATTATATGACTTTGAactgtgtgctttttttcttattttcttttgtacttttcttaacacatatatgtacatattgtGAATTGCTTTACACACAGTGAATGCTAAGCTGTCTGCTTCATTATGTCTGCAGTCCCCAGACCGCATTTTGTTCACCATAACCACATATGCATGTTTTGTGCATATTCGTGATTCATCATACCGGACACTAGTTTGGAGTGGGGGAAGTAAATAAATTAGCATGTGATTGATCATCTCTTATTTCTTTGTGCTgtcacacatttttgtttgtccactATAGAAAATGCatgatttgtgttttcttaaatcCATCATACCAAATATGAAGACATgcataataatgaaatgaatttaTTAATGTGCACTGTCCCCTGAAGTCATGTGACAGTGAAATGGATGActggtttgtgtatttgtttgtgtgtgagtgttttcttatgagtgtgtttgtttatgttttctgtgtgtgtgtgtgtgtgtgtgtgtgtgtgtgtgtgtgtgtgtgtgtgtgtgtgtgtgggtgggtgggtgggtacaGTTGATACATGTGCTGGTGATGAAGTAGTAAAGATTCTTTTCCTTGACAGTCTACCATGCACGGAGAAGCAGCTaccatttatgtgtgtgtgtgtgtgtgtgtgtgtgtgtgtgtgtgtgtgtgtgtgtgtgtgtgtgtgtgtgtgtgtgtgtgtgtgtgcatatgtgactgtgtttgtttgtttatggctgtgtgtgtctgtgtgtgtctcagaacTTTGTAGATCACCAATTATGTGATTGAGCTAGTTTCATAAATACAATTGTTGGTTTGTTTCTGAATTACTACTTAAGTCTTAATTATAATTATCAACTAACAACTGATTCATTCAATGGTTATCTTAGTGAAATTACTTCTATATGTCTTCTTTTTGAAAATTTAATGATGACAAAAGACCAACCAAACTGTTTAACaactagtttgtttttttgctgagtTACAATATTGATTTACAATATTGAGTTACAGTACTGAGCATCTTTAAACTTTATAATCCCTTTGCTGCACTACCAATATGATCTTATATGATCTTGGACCAGAGTCTCTATTCAAAATACCATTACTAATAGATCATATTccattcaattaattaattttttaactaCAGTGCAAATGTCCACAATTCAGTGAAAATGTCCATAGTGCTAATGTCCACAAATCCAATGTGCACAATTC
This region of Electrophorus electricus isolate fEleEle1 chromosome 2, fEleEle1.pri, whole genome shotgun sequence genomic DNA includes:
- the nr4a2a gene encoding nuclear receptor subfamily 4 group A member 2a, translated to MPCVQAQYGSSPQGASPASQSYSYHTSGEYSCDFLTPEFVKFSMDLTNTEITAATTSLPSFSTFMDNYNTSYDVKPPCLYQVPHSGEQSSIKVEDVPMHSYHQQSHLGPQSEEMMAHSGPMYFKPSSPHAPSTPNFQVQPNHMWEDPGSLHSFHPNYVAATSHMIEQRKNPVSRLSLFSFKQSPPGTPVSSCQMRFDGPLHVSMSHDSPGAHRALDSQSFAVPSAIRKQAGIAFPHSLQLGHGHQLLDSQIPSPPSRGSPSNEGMCAVCGDNAACQHYGVRTCEGCKGFFKRTVQKNAKYVCLANKNCPVDKRRRNRCQYCRFQKCLVVGMVKEVVRTASLKGRRGRLPSKPKSPQEPAPPPSSPVSLLSALVRAHVDSNPNMSGLDYSRFHANPDYQLTGDDTQHIQQFYDLLTGSMEIIRGWAEKIPSFADLPKQDQDLLFESAFLELFVLRLAYRSNPMEGKLIFCNGVVLHRLQCVRGFGEWIDAIVEFSSNLQSMNIDISAFSCIAALAMVTERHGLKEPKKVEELQNKIVNCLKDQVTFNGAGLNRPNYLSKLLGKLPELRTLCTQGLQRIFYLKLEDLVPPPAIIDKLFLDTLPF